From one Brevundimonas sp. PAMC22021 genomic stretch:
- a CDS encoding M56 family metallopeptidase, translating into MIAVSPELLIEVAVKGAAATVIALGLVAASKRLPASQRALIAHLGLLVAAAMPLLVLFGPQVEVAGVWTRDAFAAAPSIIVGEPASVGIVQTATTVAPVVDAGRLLLLAWFAGAAFLVSGLGVGLVRLFRLQREAAVLTDRDWLEALALAQHRMGVKQGTALLRSEQLGSPVSWGLLRPTIVLSAGALRTPDRAEAILAHELAHVVRMDWVNLLIARIAAAVFWFNPLVWILARQAHELREEAADDVVLRGDVDGPDYAGMLVDFARGERGEALAAHGVAPGRGSLKRRLSRVLDRGARRDPARPVQVAAGLLAAVALALPLAAFTPMQMRTLAPGAAGSPRSIVMAAPNPASPTVGPQHQPSPAGEKVLDADVQADAAAQGVAPEIKPSLQAAPQAQATASAARLSPEALASMRLHGVTPEWIEALARELPWVRGLSAGQLTTLAIHDVTPEWVRGMRIAGYERLSYSQATSMAVHGVDGAWVRDLASAGLTDLSIDEVVGLRIAGVDARYVRQMEAEGITDADALRRSALMGERPRPPRSSPGILQPSAGTPPTPPVLPPPPPSSR; encoded by the coding sequence ATGATCGCTGTCTCGCCGGAACTCCTGATTGAGGTCGCCGTGAAGGGCGCCGCCGCGACGGTCATTGCGCTGGGTCTGGTAGCGGCGTCGAAGCGGCTGCCGGCGTCGCAACGCGCGCTGATCGCGCATCTTGGCCTGCTGGTGGCCGCCGCCATGCCGCTACTGGTTCTGTTCGGCCCACAGGTCGAGGTCGCGGGCGTTTGGACCCGGGACGCCTTTGCTGCAGCGCCATCGATCATCGTCGGGGAGCCGGCGTCCGTGGGGATCGTGCAGACGGCGACGACCGTGGCGCCGGTCGTTGACGCTGGCCGCCTGCTGCTTCTCGCGTGGTTCGCCGGCGCCGCCTTCCTGGTCAGCGGACTGGGCGTGGGCCTTGTTCGCCTGTTCCGTTTACAGCGCGAGGCCGCGGTGCTCACCGATCGCGACTGGCTGGAAGCTCTGGCTCTGGCTCAACATCGTATGGGCGTGAAGCAGGGAACGGCCCTGCTGCGCAGCGAGCAGCTCGGTTCGCCGGTCAGTTGGGGCCTGTTGCGTCCCACCATTGTGCTAAGCGCCGGCGCCCTGCGCACGCCCGATCGGGCTGAGGCGATCCTGGCCCACGAGCTTGCGCACGTGGTTCGGATGGACTGGGTGAACCTGCTGATCGCCCGCATTGCAGCAGCCGTCTTCTGGTTTAATCCGCTCGTCTGGATTCTGGCTCGGCAGGCGCATGAGTTGCGGGAGGAGGCTGCCGACGACGTGGTCCTGCGTGGGGATGTGGATGGTCCGGACTATGCCGGCATGTTGGTCGATTTCGCCCGCGGGGAACGGGGCGAAGCCTTGGCCGCTCACGGCGTGGCGCCCGGCAGGGGATCACTGAAGCGTCGCCTGAGCCGCGTACTGGACCGGGGCGCTCGACGCGACCCAGCGCGACCTGTCCAGGTCGCCGCAGGCCTGCTGGCCGCCGTCGCCTTGGCGCTACCGCTTGCGGCATTCACGCCTATGCAGATGCGGACACTCGCGCCTGGGGCTGCCGGATCGCCACGATCGATCGTGATGGCGGCGCCCAATCCCGCTTCGCCTACGGTCGGTCCGCAACACCAACCGAGCCCGGCCGGAGAAAAGGTCCTCGACGCGGATGTGCAGGCAGACGCAGCTGCGCAGGGCGTCGCCCCGGAAATTAAGCCTTCATTGCAGGCGGCGCCGCAGGCACAGGCCACGGCGAGCGCGGCCCGGCTGTCGCCGGAGGCGCTGGCCTCGATGCGCCTGCACGGCGTGACCCCGGAGTGGATCGAAGCGTTGGCGCGGGAGCTGCCTTGGGTGCGCGGCCTGTCGGCCGGCCAGTTGACCACCCTGGCCATCCACGACGTCACTCCGGAGTGGGTGCGGGGCATGCGGATCGCGGGTTACGAACGCCTGTCCTATAGCCAGGCGACGTCCATGGCGGTGCATGGCGTCGACGGCGCCTGGGTGCGCGATCTGGCCTCCGCCGGGTTGACTGACCTCTCGATCGACGAGGTGGTGGGCCTGAGGATTGCTGGAGTCGACGCACGCTACGTCCGCCAGATGGAGGCGGAGGGGATCACGGACGCGGACGCCTTGCGCCGCTCCGCCCTGATGGGTGAGCGCCCTCGTCCTCCGCGAAGTTCGCCTGGAATCCTCCAGCCGTCCGCGGGCACGCCCCCAACGCCGCCGGTGCTGCCGCCTCCCCCGCCATCCAGCCGCTGA
- a CDS encoding BlaI/MecI/CopY family transcriptional regulator has protein sequence MLQTLAPRERQIVDVLYRRGEATVAEVREALPDVLTASAVRAMLARLEAKRLVARRDTPRGIVYAPQVPQAEATRSALIQLVGTFFNGSAAGAASALLGMSGPLPDEELDELERLIAEARKEGRS, from the coding sequence ATGCTGCAGACGCTGGCCCCACGGGAACGACAGATCGTTGATGTGCTGTACAGGCGCGGCGAGGCGACCGTGGCGGAGGTGCGCGAAGCCCTGCCTGACGTCCTGACCGCGTCAGCTGTGCGCGCCATGCTCGCCAGGTTGGAGGCCAAGCGGCTGGTTGCGCGGCGCGATACGCCGCGCGGCATCGTCTATGCGCCGCAAGTGCCGCAGGCCGAGGCGACGAGGTCGGCGCTGATCCAGCTGGTCGGGACCTTCTTCAACGGTTCCGCGGCGGGCGCCGCCAGCGCCCTGCTGGGCATGAGCGGCCCGCTACCTGATGAGGAACTGGACGAGCTTGAACGACTGATCGCCGAAGCCCGGAAAGAGGGCCGGTCATGA
- a CDS encoding serine hydrolase produces the protein MQLRTFCFAVVSLAALGVAVGAPTASFAQAAGSTEAGYRSQTPFEQVRRVIQQTMQEANVPSIAVAVVQNGEIVWEEAFGYGDRERQVPATAHTPYSLASMTKPITATAVMQLHEAGRLNIDAPIERYLGGARLAHNGFDADQVTARRIMSHSAGLPQYGNFYLDGSEPAGSEATLSKFGMVVFPPNTRFEYSNIGMKILDAAIAQTSSLSFGEYLRREVFDPLGMSHSAVGLPGDVDAAVRYDNDRNPMRFYRTDHPGSGDVWASAHDMARFLAFHMGTPLPDQKPILSSATRLEMQRPASAYPMPTPPGAPRRDIGANWIVSTSNGHPQIWHSGGQPGVSSVMAFFPEQKLAFVLLANASAPLGKIGQAIREVVAPELVELASEPASPAPQPIPFRGRWVGAVTNYAGEQPITLSFQESGEVTVQMGDRAETRLAQAAFEDGALTGRLESSSNIPEAARASHALALKVVPQDGGLVGQLVAQGMDGSAVFMLPSFVRLRPVGAGS, from the coding sequence ATGCAGCTGAGAACCTTCTGTTTCGCCGTTGTGAGCCTAGCGGCTCTCGGCGTCGCCGTTGGCGCGCCCACGGCCTCTTTCGCGCAGGCCGCAGGCTCGACAGAGGCTGGATATCGATCTCAGACCCCGTTTGAGCAGGTGCGCAGGGTCATCCAACAGACGATGCAAGAGGCCAACGTGCCTTCGATCGCCGTGGCTGTCGTTCAGAATGGGGAGATCGTGTGGGAGGAAGCCTTCGGCTACGGCGATCGAGAGCGACAGGTCCCCGCCACCGCCCACACGCCCTACTCGCTCGCTTCCATGACCAAGCCGATCACAGCCACCGCGGTCATGCAGCTTCACGAAGCCGGTCGGCTCAACATCGACGCTCCGATCGAGCGCTACCTCGGCGGCGCCAGGCTCGCCCACAATGGGTTTGACGCCGACCAGGTGACGGCCCGCCGCATCATGTCCCACTCGGCCGGGCTGCCCCAATACGGCAACTTCTATCTCGATGGTTCGGAGCCGGCCGGGTCAGAGGCAACCCTCTCCAAGTTCGGGATGGTCGTCTTTCCACCGAATACCCGCTTTGAATACTCCAACATCGGCATGAAGATCCTGGACGCCGCAATCGCTCAGACCTCCAGCCTGTCCTTTGGCGAATATCTGCGGCGCGAAGTGTTTGACCCACTCGGCATGAGCCACAGCGCGGTGGGCCTGCCCGGGGACGTCGACGCGGCCGTTCGCTACGACAATGACCGCAACCCCATGCGGTTCTACAGGACGGATCATCCCGGCTCCGGCGACGTATGGGCCAGCGCCCACGACATGGCGCGCTTCCTCGCCTTCCACATGGGCACGCCCCTGCCCGATCAGAAGCCGATCCTTAGCTCGGCGACACGGCTGGAGATGCAGCGCCCGGCGAGCGCCTATCCGATGCCGACGCCCCCGGGCGCGCCGCGCAGGGACATTGGCGCGAACTGGATTGTATCAACGAGTAACGGTCACCCCCAGATCTGGCATTCCGGGGGCCAGCCTGGCGTCAGCAGCGTCATGGCCTTCTTCCCTGAGCAGAAGCTCGCCTTCGTGCTTCTCGCGAACGCTTCCGCGCCGCTCGGCAAGATCGGGCAGGCGATCCGCGAGGTCGTTGCGCCGGAGCTGGTGGAGCTGGCCTCCGAGCCCGCCTCGCCCGCTCCCCAGCCCATCCCCTTCCGCGGCCGATGGGTTGGCGCTGTAACGAACTACGCCGGCGAGCAGCCGATTACCCTGAGCTTTCAGGAGAGCGGCGAGGTCACCGTGCAAATGGGGGATCGGGCGGAAACGCGCCTGGCTCAGGCCGCCTTTGAGGACGGGGCCCTCACCGGCCGCCTTGAGAGCTCCAGCAACATCCCGGAGGCTGCGCGGGCCTCGCATGCACTGGCGCTGAAGGTCGTGCCGCAAGACGGCGGGCTGGTGGGCCAGCTGGTGGCGCAGGGCATGGATGGAAGCGCCGTTTTCATGCTGCCCAGCTTTGTTCGCTTGCGGCCTGTCGGAGCGGGGAGCTGA
- a CDS encoding HAMP domain-containing sensor histidine kinase: protein MRAVAALLAVLVLTIAIATGISVSEGRTTRLAGANLALEFAREELTFEGGRWVIPAEGAFASLAARNPALWLVGGDGQRFLVLGDPPPPIRRLFGLPTDPTEGSGASFGALLPEVAIERRDIDGRSILLAVGGVDPETVTSADALRSFSLAPLVAVILGLGVLSAIALLGAIPLLSRAVRPIVDEAASIQPDDVGRRLDESRAPPELLPLARAFNGALERLEVELGRGRRLISNVAHELRTPLAVLSLRIDTLSGPDHEREALRTAVLRVSRLAEQMLDLERFSVPNRPRAALNLTALAKEVVSSLAPMAISAGYELALEAPQNPVIVSGDPEAVIRAITNLISNAVQHGGDNGLITVVLSDGQLQVIDEGPGVPELLQPRLFEAFAQGDGATGGSGLGLHLTREVMRGLGGEVSWRRDGARTIFSLQFPEPGARTG, encoded by the coding sequence TTGCGTGCAGTCGCCGCTCTGCTCGCCGTCCTTGTCCTCACAATCGCGATCGCGACCGGTATCAGCGTTTCGGAGGGGCGGACCACGCGTCTGGCGGGGGCAAACCTGGCGCTCGAGTTCGCCCGTGAAGAGCTCACGTTCGAGGGCGGCAGATGGGTCATTCCGGCCGAGGGGGCCTTCGCATCGCTTGCCGCGCGAAATCCTGCGCTATGGCTGGTCGGCGGTGACGGGCAGCGCTTCCTCGTGCTGGGCGACCCGCCGCCGCCGATCCGGCGACTGTTTGGCTTGCCGACGGATCCCACAGAGGGCAGCGGCGCATCCTTCGGCGCACTCCTGCCTGAGGTTGCGATAGAGCGGCGCGACATCGATGGCCGTTCGATCCTCTTGGCCGTTGGCGGGGTGGATCCGGAGACCGTCACCTCAGCCGACGCCCTCCGCAGTTTTTCGCTGGCGCCTCTTGTCGCGGTCATTCTCGGCCTCGGCGTGCTCAGCGCGATCGCGCTGCTGGGGGCGATCCCCCTGTTGTCGCGCGCTGTTCGTCCGATCGTTGATGAGGCGGCCTCCATCCAACCCGACGATGTCGGCCGCCGACTGGACGAGAGCCGGGCGCCGCCCGAGCTTCTGCCGCTCGCTCGCGCCTTCAACGGCGCGCTTGAGCGTCTTGAGGTCGAACTTGGCCGGGGAAGGCGGCTGATCTCCAACGTGGCGCATGAACTGCGAACGCCGCTGGCCGTCTTGTCTCTCCGCATCGACACTCTGTCCGGTCCGGACCATGAACGTGAAGCTCTCCGAACAGCCGTCCTGCGGGTCTCCCGCCTCGCCGAGCAGATGCTGGATCTGGAGCGGTTCTCGGTTCCAAATAGACCCCGGGCCGCGCTCAACCTGACCGCGCTGGCGAAGGAGGTCGTCTCATCCCTGGCGCCCATGGCCATCAGCGCCGGCTACGAGCTGGCGCTCGAAGCGCCGCAGAACCCTGTTATCGTCTCCGGCGATCCCGAAGCGGTCATTCGGGCTATCACCAACCTGATCAGCAACGCCGTTCAGCACGGCGGCGACAACGGTCTGATCACCGTCGTCCTAAGCGACGGGCAGCTTCAGGTGATCGATGAAGGGCCGGGCGTGCCCGAACTCCTGCAGCCGCGCCTGTTCGAGGCGTTTGCCCAGGGCGACGGCGCGACCGGCGGATCGGGGCTCGGCCTTCATCTGACGCGCGAGGTCATGCGGGGATTGGGAGGAGAGGTGTCCTGGCGTCGTGATGGCGCAAGGACGATCTTCAGCCTGCAATTTCCAGAGCCGGGCGCCCGCACCGGCTGA
- a CDS encoding response regulator transcription factor, protein MNDGARLLLVEDDPALGRALVFALEQDRWPVDHVTSLADAFEAVLQRSYRLILLDRGLPDGDGIALVAAARSRTPRPSIIFVTARDDVADRIEGLDAGADDYLVKPFSVAELHARVRAACRRPVDRGDQTTVKAGHLTFDTISRDVRVSGRPLPLPRRELALLAVLICKAGRVVQRDHLEAEVYGWDDEVSGNALETQISRLRRRLEVEGAGVDLRTIRGVGYMLRA, encoded by the coding sequence GTGAACGACGGCGCGCGCCTCTTGTTGGTTGAAGACGATCCCGCACTTGGGCGAGCGCTGGTCTTCGCGCTTGAGCAGGACCGGTGGCCGGTGGATCATGTGACCTCGCTTGCAGATGCTTTCGAGGCTGTTCTTCAGCGTTCCTACCGGCTCATCCTTCTGGATCGCGGTCTGCCCGACGGCGACGGCATAGCCCTGGTGGCGGCCGCCCGGTCCCGAACGCCTCGCCCCTCCATCATCTTTGTGACCGCTCGCGATGACGTGGCTGACCGGATCGAAGGCTTGGATGCCGGCGCAGACGACTACCTGGTCAAGCCCTTCTCTGTGGCCGAGCTGCATGCCCGCGTACGCGCCGCATGCCGCCGGCCCGTCGATCGCGGGGACCAAACGACTGTCAAAGCCGGCCATCTCACCTTCGACACGATAAGCCGCGATGTGCGCGTGTCAGGCAGACCACTGCCCCTGCCGCGGCGGGAGTTGGCCCTGCTGGCCGTCCTGATCTGCAAGGCCGGCCGAGTCGTGCAAAGGGACCACTTGGAGGCCGAGGTCTACGGCTGGGACGACGAGGTCTCGGGCAACGCGCTCGAGACCCAGATCTCCCGTCTACGTCGAAGGCTCGAGGTGGAGGGCGCTGGAGTTGACCTGCGGACCATACGGGGCGTGGGCTACATGCTACGCGCATGA
- a CDS encoding Hsp70 family protein, translating to MTSSSSATTIGIDFGTTNTVIAVTGPDGEVEVLRLAAPEGELAAFRSALSFQLHPGEDGRTPERVVQAGPWAIEAYAEDPLETRFIQSFKTFAASAAFTETVIDNRRYKFEDLLSAFLLRLRHHAGAAMDALPPRVIVGRPVTFAGGSPDPDLALSRYEAAFRRLGFNDIRYAYEPVGAAFFFARTLKTAATVLVADFGGGTSDFSVVRFEPSSEGLKSTPLARSGVGVAGDAFDYRIIDQVVSPQLGKGGDHRSFDRVLPIPQRYYAAFARWDQLALLRNSRDMRDIRALARSALEPDKIERLIEVLDDNHGHALYQAVSRLKFDLSRDEVASFSFVAGSVRIERSVKRSEFEAWIAPELAAIQTAVDEAIRRSGLEPSQIDRVFLTGGTSFVPAVREIFHRRFDPARVETGGEFESIASGLALIGREADIDLWSKRSSSGEAAQAAATAGR from the coding sequence ATGACCTCCTCATCCTCCGCGACCACGATCGGCATCGACTTCGGCACCACGAACACCGTGATCGCCGTGACCGGACCAGACGGCGAAGTCGAGGTGCTGCGCCTCGCCGCGCCCGAAGGGGAGCTCGCCGCCTTCCGCTCCGCTCTGAGTTTCCAGCTCCATCCAGGTGAGGACGGCCGGACACCCGAGCGTGTGGTGCAAGCCGGTCCATGGGCTATCGAGGCCTATGCCGAGGATCCGCTGGAGACCCGCTTCATCCAGTCCTTCAAGACCTTCGCCGCCAGCGCCGCCTTTACGGAAACGGTGATCGACAACAGGCGCTACAAGTTCGAGGATCTGCTCTCGGCCTTCCTCCTCAGGCTCCGCCATCATGCCGGGGCAGCGATGGACGCTCTGCCGCCGCGCGTCATTGTTGGCCGTCCGGTAACCTTCGCCGGCGGTTCCCCTGATCCTGACCTGGCGCTTAGCCGTTATGAGGCCGCCTTCCGCCGGCTGGGCTTCAACGACATCCGCTATGCCTATGAGCCGGTTGGCGCGGCCTTCTTCTTCGCTCGAACCCTGAAGACAGCCGCGACGGTGTTGGTGGCCGACTTCGGCGGGGGCACGAGCGACTTCTCCGTGGTTCGGTTCGAGCCGTCTTCCGAAGGATTGAAATCGACGCCGCTGGCCCGTTCCGGGGTCGGCGTGGCGGGAGACGCGTTCGACTACCGGATCATCGACCAGGTGGTCTCGCCGCAGTTGGGCAAGGGCGGCGACCATCGCAGCTTCGACAGGGTCCTGCCCATACCTCAACGCTACTACGCCGCCTTCGCCCGGTGGGATCAACTCGCCCTGCTGCGGAATTCCCGCGACATGCGCGACATCCGGGCGCTCGCCCGGAGTGCGCTGGAGCCGGACAAGATCGAGCGGCTGATCGAGGTTCTCGACGACAATCATGGCCATGCCCTCTACCAGGCGGTCTCCCGACTGAAGTTCGATCTGTCGCGCGACGAGGTTGCGAGCTTCTCCTTTGTCGCGGGCTCGGTCCGTATCGAGCGGTCGGTCAAGCGGTCCGAATTCGAGGCCTGGATCGCTCCGGAGCTCGCCGCCATCCAGACCGCCGTGGACGAGGCGATCCGACGGTCAGGCTTGGAGCCCAGCCAGATCGACCGCGTTTTCCTGACGGGCGGCACCTCCTTTGTCCCCGCGGTCCGCGAGATCTTTCATCGGCGTTTCGATCCTGCCCGGGTCGAGACCGGAGGCGAGTTCGAGTCCATAGCCTCGGGACTGGCTCTGATTGGTCGCGAAGCGGATATAGACCTGTGGAGCAAGCGCTCCTCGTCTGGCGAGGCGGCCCAAGCCGCGGCTACTGCGGGCCGTTGA
- a CDS encoding serine hydrolase has product MRIPTILLSLALAVAPACAWAVDSIHVEARLHDTTAAFARNRSFNGVVLVANAQGVVLNEAYGESSLELDTPLQRQDVFRVGSLTKPLTAVLVLSLVKDGLLSLDGTLGEYLPDLYAGTPAASVTVQQLLSHTSGIKDLPANYNDPFWRVSARQSFTPDVFAKTWIPPEIIDPLGKWRYNNNGFYLLGLIVEKVTRQPYTEALTQRVLIPAGMTHSGVFDGSTVVPRLVNGYTRSDAGGMIRPIIVDPTVSYAAAAAYSNADDLLAFSRALNGDQLLPQTLRSQMFTDRGNGYGLGWGIEEWSASGGAKMSVQTHTGSIPGYQTIFVRADDGTVVVVMSNFWQGITSLELARALFSVVHGEQTIVPKRLLADLITPLAARNDLTGMQAAYEISVAAGPDAYDLSESALNSLGYSLLRKGFRDPAVLVFEWNATSHPQSSNVHDSLGEAYLAVGRQQDAKHSYEAALRLDPDSQSARTALASIGTTNIK; this is encoded by the coding sequence ATGCGCATCCCGACTATCCTCCTCTCACTCGCTTTAGCTGTGGCTCCCGCCTGTGCTTGGGCGGTCGATTCCATTCACGTCGAAGCACGACTCCATGACACGACAGCCGCCTTTGCGCGTAACCGAAGCTTCAACGGCGTCGTCCTCGTCGCGAATGCACAGGGAGTGGTCCTGAACGAAGCCTATGGCGAGTCGTCACTGGAGCTTGATACCCCGCTCCAGCGACAGGACGTCTTCCGGGTAGGATCTCTGACCAAGCCTCTGACTGCCGTCCTGGTCCTGTCGCTCGTGAAGGACGGCCTGCTCAGTCTGGACGGAACTCTGGGCGAATATCTGCCGGACCTCTACGCTGGGACGCCCGCGGCATCCGTAACCGTCCAGCAGCTACTTTCACACACGTCCGGCATCAAAGATTTGCCAGCCAACTACAATGATCCCTTCTGGCGCGTGTCTGCGCGACAGAGTTTCACGCCGGATGTCTTCGCCAAGACCTGGATTCCTCCCGAGATCATCGACCCTCTAGGGAAGTGGCGCTACAACAACAACGGCTTCTACCTTCTCGGGTTAATCGTCGAGAAGGTCACGCGGCAGCCGTACACTGAAGCGCTGACGCAGCGGGTGCTGATCCCAGCGGGCATGACGCACAGCGGCGTCTTCGACGGATCGACCGTGGTGCCTCGGCTCGTCAATGGCTACACGCGATCAGACGCAGGCGGAATGATCCGCCCGATAATCGTTGATCCTACAGTAAGCTACGCCGCCGCGGCGGCCTACTCTAACGCGGACGATTTGCTCGCCTTCAGCCGCGCACTCAACGGAGACCAGTTGCTGCCCCAAACCCTTAGGTCGCAAATGTTCACCGATCGCGGCAACGGCTACGGACTGGGCTGGGGCATTGAAGAATGGTCCGCCTCAGGCGGCGCGAAGATGAGCGTGCAAACCCACACCGGCAGCATCCCGGGTTACCAGACAATCTTTGTTCGTGCCGATGATGGGACCGTCGTCGTTGTCATGAGCAACTTTTGGCAGGGCATCACCTCACTCGAGCTCGCGCGAGCCCTATTCTCGGTCGTCCATGGCGAGCAAACGATTGTCCCAAAGCGTCTTTTGGCTGACCTGATTACGCCTCTCGCGGCACGCAATGACCTGACTGGCATGCAGGCGGCCTATGAAATATCGGTCGCCGCCGGCCCCGATGCCTACGATCTCAGTGAGAGTGCGCTGAACAGTTTAGGCTACAGCTTGCTGAGGAAAGGGTTCAGGGATCCTGCAGTCCTAGTCTTCGAATGGAATGCCACATCCCATCCGCAGTCGTCGAACGTTCATGACAGCCTTGGCGAAGCCTATCTCGCCGTCGGACGACAGCAGGACGCCAAGCACAGTTATGAAGCAGCGCTTCGACTGGACCCCGACAGCCAGAGCGCGAGAACCGCGCTTGCGTCAATCGGAACCACGAACATCAAGTAA
- a CDS encoding PAS domain-containing sensor histidine kinase — MSSANPRALDFLTGGGEVGSLLRAHDWSGSPLGRPETWPQALRSALSTCLNSKAVTAIYWGPQFRLLYNDAYRPFLDARHPWALGRTMAEIWPTMWQALTASAQQVLDTGEGVVAENERLMMERGSGLVESFWYYSFAPIRGETGQVEGIFLTALDTTDRTAAEHRLSDERELLMSLVETTDVMIMAASLDYAILALNKANADEFERIYGVRPKVGDNMLELLANQPEHQAQVRAGWGRGLAGEEVTFIEDYGDLGRTRPYYEVKFRPLRNASGDLTGTYQFVTDVTQRLREQAQLAEAQEALRQSQKMEAMGSLTGGVAHDFNNLLTPIIGSLDMLVRREVGSERERRLIDGALQSAERAKTLVQRLLAFARRQPLQPTAVDVAALIDGMAGLIGSTLGPSIQIRLDVGADLPPAKADRNQLEMALLNLAVNARDAMPEGGVLTVSARCETIRRGHRTNLPPGRYVRVSVIDTGAGMDEATLQRAIEPFFSTKGIGKGTGLGLSMVHGLAAQLGGGMLIESAPGDGARVELFLPISDAVVLHNEEPAATAPVDRVARGTALLVDDEDLVRMSTADMLIDLGFEVVEAASAEQALHLMSTGMAPDVLITDHLMPGMNGTDLAQEARRLRPALRVLIISGYAEAEGLAADLPRLTKPFRNSELATSLLSLVATS; from the coding sequence GTGTCCAGTGCTAACCCAAGGGCCTTAGATTTCCTGACTGGTGGCGGCGAAGTGGGCTCCCTGTTGCGCGCCCACGACTGGTCGGGCTCTCCACTTGGTCGGCCTGAGACGTGGCCGCAGGCCCTGCGTTCCGCGCTGTCGACGTGCCTCAACTCCAAAGCGGTTACCGCGATTTACTGGGGTCCGCAGTTCCGGCTCCTTTACAACGACGCCTACCGGCCCTTCCTCGACGCGCGTCACCCGTGGGCTCTAGGGCGAACAATGGCTGAGATCTGGCCGACGATGTGGCAGGCGCTTACGGCGTCGGCACAGCAGGTGCTTGATACTGGCGAAGGCGTGGTCGCCGAAAACGAGCGCCTCATGATGGAGCGCGGCTCCGGTCTCGTAGAGAGCTTCTGGTACTATAGCTTCGCGCCGATCCGGGGCGAGACTGGTCAAGTCGAGGGCATCTTCCTCACTGCGCTCGACACCACAGATAGGACGGCTGCCGAACACCGACTGTCAGACGAGCGCGAGCTGCTGATGAGCCTCGTCGAAACGACCGACGTGATGATCATGGCGGCGTCTCTCGATTACGCCATCCTCGCTCTCAACAAGGCTAACGCCGACGAGTTCGAGCGGATCTACGGCGTGCGGCCTAAGGTCGGCGACAACATGTTGGAGCTGCTCGCTAACCAGCCCGAACATCAGGCGCAGGTGCGCGCGGGCTGGGGTCGTGGACTGGCAGGCGAGGAGGTCACGTTTATTGAAGACTATGGCGATCTTGGCCGCACCCGCCCGTACTACGAAGTGAAGTTCCGTCCCTTGAGGAACGCGAGTGGGGATTTGACGGGTACCTACCAATTCGTGACAGACGTAACGCAGCGGCTGCGGGAACAGGCGCAGCTCGCCGAGGCTCAGGAAGCGCTCCGCCAAAGCCAAAAGATGGAGGCGATGGGCAGCCTCACGGGCGGGGTCGCGCATGACTTCAACAACCTACTCACGCCAATTATTGGCTCGCTGGATATGCTCGTGCGTCGCGAGGTCGGCAGCGAACGCGAGCGGCGCTTGATCGATGGCGCGCTGCAATCGGCCGAGCGAGCAAAGACGTTGGTCCAGCGACTGCTTGCGTTTGCTCGCCGCCAGCCCTTGCAGCCGACCGCCGTCGATGTCGCAGCTCTGATCGACGGAATGGCTGGTCTGATTGGATCAACCCTTGGGCCAAGCATTCAAATCCGGCTTGACGTCGGTGCGGACCTGCCGCCAGCCAAGGCCGACCGCAACCAGCTCGAGATGGCGCTCTTGAACCTGGCTGTGAATGCGCGCGACGCCATGCCGGAAGGGGGCGTTCTTACTGTTTCGGCGCGATGCGAGACCATTCGCCGTGGACACAGGACCAATCTGCCGCCGGGTCGGTACGTCCGCGTTTCCGTCATAGACACCGGCGCTGGCATGGACGAGGCGACTCTCCAGCGGGCCATTGAGCCCTTCTTCTCGACCAAGGGCATCGGCAAGGGCACCGGCCTGGGTCTCTCAATGGTGCACGGCCTCGCAGCTCAGCTCGGTGGCGGAATGCTAATCGAGAGCGCACCCGGAGACGGCGCTAGGGTCGAGCTCTTCCTACCCATCAGTGATGCTGTCGTCCTCCACAATGAGGAGCCCGCCGCAACGGCGCCGGTAGATCGGGTCGCGCGCGGCACGGCGCTCCTAGTGGACGATGAAGATCTGGTGCGCATGAGCACCGCGGACATGTTGATTGACCTCGGATTCGAGGTGGTAGAAGCGGCTTCGGCTGAGCAGGCGCTGCACTTGATGTCGACCGGCATGGCTCCTGACGTATTGATCACCGACCACCTGATGCCAGGCATGAACGGTACGGACCTTGCACAGGAGGCGCGCCGCCTCAGACCTGCCCTGCGAGTGTTGATCATATCCGGCTATGCCGAGGCCGAAGGTCTGGCTGCAGACCTGCCGCGGCTCACGAAGCCTTTCCGGAACTCAGAACTCGCCACCAGCCTATTGAGCCTCGTGGCGACGTCCTAG